The following coding sequences are from one Culex quinquefasciatus strain JHB chromosome 1, VPISU_Cqui_1.0_pri_paternal, whole genome shotgun sequence window:
- the LOC6037333 gene encoding catenin alpha isoform X9 → MGTLDFGQVALKWDPKNLEIRTMSVEKTLEPLVLQVTTLVNTKGPSKKKKGKSKRASALVAAVEKATDIFIERGEQIAYENPDITQEMLSAVDEVRKTGSAMSIAAREFSEDPCSSLKRGNMVRAARNLLSAVTRLLILADMVDVHLLLKSLHVVEDDLDKLRNASSQDELMNNMRQFGRNANELIKQAAKRQQELKDPQLRDDLAAARAVLKKHSTMLLTASKVYVRHPELDLAKVNRDHILKQVCEAVNTISDVAQGKATSPQDIYVGAGELAAALDDFDEGIIMDPLAYNEVRSRPSLEERLESIISAAALMADADCTRDERRERIVAECNAVRQALQDLLSEYMSNMGTKERTPELERAIGQMYRKTKDLRRQLRKAVVDHVSDSFLETNMPLLDLIDAARSGNEKKVHERAETFTKHAEKLVEVANLVCSMSNNEDGVKMVRYAAAQIETLCPQVINAALILCARPNSKVAQENMEAYRLAWENQVRILTEAVDDITTIDDFLAVSENHILEDVNKCVLALQEGDALDLRNTAGAIQGRSARVCNVVEAEMDNYEPCIYTKRVLEAVKVLRDQVMSKFAQRVDVAVDALSSNSAKDVDENDFIDASRLVYDGVREIRRAVLMNRDEEDLDPEDIEDEQYTLETRSKSSAHTGDQTIDEYPDISGITTAREAMRKMNEEDKQKIMQQVELFRREKLTFDSEVAKWDDTGNDIIYLAKHMCMIMMEMTDFTRGRGPLKTTMDVINAAKKISEAGTKLDKLTREIADQCPESSTKKDLLAYLQRIALYCHQIQITSKVKADVQNISGELIVSGLDSATSLIQAAKNLMNAVVYTVKYSYVASTKYTRQGTVSSPIVVWKMKAPEKKPLVRPEKPEEVRAKVRRASQKKTQNPVHALSEFQSPTDAV, encoded by the exons ATGGGAACCTTGGACTTTGGCCAGGTGGCCCTCAAGTGGGACCCGAAGAACCTGGAGATCCGGACGATGTCGGTGGAGAAGACGCTGGAGCCGCTGGTGCTGCAGGTCACGACCCTGGTCAACACAAAGGGTCCCAGCAAGAAGAAGAAGG GCAAATCCAAGCGCGCCAGCGCCCTCGTTGCAGCCGTCGAGAAGGCCACCGACATCTTCATCGAGCGGGGCGAGCAGATCGCGTACGAAAACCCGGACATTACGCAGGAGATGCTGTCGGCGGTTGACGAGGTGCGCAAGACCGGTTCGGCGATGTCGATCGCAGCGCGCGAGTTCTCCGAGGATCCGTGCAGCTCCCTGAAGCGTGGAAACATGGTGCGTGCGGCGCGCAATCTGCTCTCCGCCGTGACGCGGCTGCTCATCCTGGCGGACATGGTGGATGTGCACTTGCTGCTCAAGTCGCTGCACGTCGTCGAGGACGATTTGGATAAGCTGCGCAACGCCAGCTCGCAGGACGAGCTGATGAACAATATGCGCCAGTTTGGTCGCAATGCCAACGAGCTGATCAAGCAGGCTGCCAAGCGCCAACAGGAACTTAAAGATCCCCAGCTGCGGGACGACCTGGCCGCGGCCCGTGCCGTGCTGAAGAAACATTCCACGATGTTGCTGACGGCGTCCAAGGTGTACGTGCGCCACCCGGAGCTCGACCTGGCCAAGGTCAACCGGGACCACATCCTGAAGCAGGTCTGCGAAGCGGTCAACACGATCAGCGATGTGGCCCAGGGCAAGGCCACCTCGCCGCAGGACATTTACGTGGGCGCCGGCGAGCTGGCCGCCGCTCTGGACGACTTTGACGAGGGCATCATCATGGATCCGCTGGCGTACAACGAGGTCCGCTCGCGACCCTCGCTCGAGGAACGGCTGGAGAGTATCATCAGTGCGGCGGCGCTGATGGCCGACGCGGACTGTACGCGGGACGAGCGCCGCGAGCGGATCGTTGCCGAGTGCAATGCCGTTCGGCAAGCGCTGCAAGATCTGCTGTCTGAGTACATGTCCAAC ATGGGCACCAAGGAGCGCACGCCGGAGCTGGAGCGTGCCATCGGCCAGATGTACCGCAAAACCAAGGACCTGCGCCGGCAGCTGCGCAAGGCCGTCGTCGACCACGTGTCGGACTCGTTCCTCGAGACGAACATGCCCCTGCTGGATCTGATCGATGCGGCCCGTTCCGGTAACGAGAAGAAGGTCCACGAGCGGGCCGAAACGTTCACGAAGCACGCCGAAAAGCTCGTCGAGGTGGCCAATCTGGTGTGCAGCATGTCGAACAACGAGGACGGCGTCAAGATGGTCCGTTACGCCGCCGCTCAGATCGAAACGCTCTGTCCGCAGGTCATCAACGCGGCGTTGATTCTGTGCGCCCGCCCCAACTCGAAGGTCGCCCAGGAGAACATGGAAGCGTACCGGCTGGCCTGGGAGAACCAGGTGCGGATCCTGACGGAGGCCGTCGACGACATCACCACGATCGATGACTTCCTGGCCGTTTCGGAGAACCACATCCTCGAGGACGTCAACAAGTGCGTGCTGGCGCTGCAGGAAGGCGACGCGCTGGACCTGCGAAACACCGCCGGGGCCATCCAGGGCCGGTCGGCGCGCGTCTGCAACGTCGTCGAGGCCGAGATGGACAACTACGAGCCGTGCATCTACACGAAGCGCGTCCTGGAGGCAGTCAAGGTGCTGCGCGACCAGGTCATGTCCAAGTTTGCGCAGCGCGTTGACGTCGCCGTTGACGCGCTGTCCTCGAACTCGGCCaaggacgtcgacgagaacgaCTTTATCGACGCGAGCCGGCTCGTGTACGACGGAGTGCGCGAGATTCGCCGCGCCGTGCTGATGAACAGG GACGAAGAAGATCTCGATCCGGAGGACATCGAGGACGAGCAGTACACGCTGGAGACGCGCAGCAAAT CGAGTGCCCACACCGGCGATCAGACCATCGACGAATATCCGGACATTAGTGGAATCACAACGGCTAGG GAAGCGATGCGAAAGATGAACGAGGAGGACAAGCAGAAGATCATGCAGCAGGTCGAGCTGTTCCGGCGGGAGAAGCTCACGTTCGACTCGGAGGTGGCCAAGTGGGACGACACCGGCAACGACATAATCTACCTGGCCAAGCACATGTGCATGATCATGATGGAAATGACGGACTTTACGCG TGGACGCGGCCCGCTCAAGACCACCATGGACGTGATCAACGCGGCCAAGAAGATCTCCGAGGCGGGCACCAAGCTGGACAAGCTGACGCGCGAGATCGCCGACCAGTGCCCGGAGAGCTCCACCAAGAAGGATCTGCTGGCGTACCTGCAGCGTATCGCGCTCTACTGCCACCAGATCCAGATCACCTCGAAGGTCAAGGCCGACGTGCAAAACATCAGTGGTGAACTGATCGTGTCAGGg CTCGACAGTGCCACCTCGCTCATCCAGGCCGCTAAAAATTTGATGAACGCCGTGGTCTACACGGTTAAGTACTCTTACGTCGCATCCACCAAATACACCCGCCAGGGTACCGTCTCG TCGCCGATCGTGGTGTGGAAGATGAAGGCGCCGGAGAAGAAGCCGCTGGTGCGCCCGGAGAAGCCGGAAGAGGTTCGCGCCAAGGTGAGGCGCGCCTCGCAGAAGAAAACTCAGAATCCCGTACACGCTCTCTCGGAGTTCCAGAGCCCGACCGATGCGGTCTAA
- the LOC6037333 gene encoding catenin alpha isoform X2 — MGTLDFGQVALKWDPKNLEIRTMSVEKTLEPLVLQVTTLVNTKGPSKKKKGKSKRASALVAAVEKATDIFIERGEQIAYENPDITQEMLSAVDEVRKTGSAMSIAAREFSEDPCSSLKRGNMVRAARNLLSAVTRLLILADMVDVHLLLKSLHVVEDDLDKLRNASSQDELMNNMRQFGRNANELIKQAAKRQQELKDPQLRDDLAAARAVLKKHSTMLLTASKVYVRHPELDLAKVNRDHILKQVCEAVNTISDVAQGKATSPQDIYVGAGELAAALDDFDEGIIMDPLAYNEVRSRPSLEERLESIISAAALMADADCTRDERRERIVAECNAVRQALQDLLSEYMSNVSRTPMGTKERTPELERAIGQMYRKTKDLRRQLRKAVVDHVSDSFLETNMPLLDLIDAARSGNEKKVHERAETFTKHAEKLVEVANLVCSMSNNEDGVKMVRYAAAQIETLCPQVINAALILCARPNSKVAQENMEAYRLAWENQVRILTEAVDDITTIDDFLAVSENHILEDVNKCVLALQEGDALDLRNTAGAIQGRSARVCNVVEAEMDNYEPCIYTKRVLEAVKVLRDQVMSKFAQRVDVAVDALSSNSAKDVDENDFIDASRLVYDGVREIRRAVLMNRDEEDLDPEDIEDEQYTLETRSKSSAHTGDQTIDEYPDISGITTAREAMRKMNEEDKQKIMQQVELFRREKLTFDSEVAKWDDTGNDIIYLAKHMCMIMMEMTDFTRGRGPLKTTMDVINAAKKISEAGTKLDKLTREIADQCPESSTKKDLLAYLQRIALYCHQIQITSKVKADVQNISGELIVSGVILDSATSLIQAAKNLMNAVVYTVKYSYVASTKYTRQGTVSNYSPIVVWKMKAPEKKPLVRPEKPEEVRAKVRRASQKKTQNPVHALSEFQSPTDAV; from the exons ATGGGAACCTTGGACTTTGGCCAGGTGGCCCTCAAGTGGGACCCGAAGAACCTGGAGATCCGGACGATGTCGGTGGAGAAGACGCTGGAGCCGCTGGTGCTGCAGGTCACGACCCTGGTCAACACAAAGGGTCCCAGCAAGAAGAAGAAGG GCAAATCCAAGCGCGCCAGCGCCCTCGTTGCAGCCGTCGAGAAGGCCACCGACATCTTCATCGAGCGGGGCGAGCAGATCGCGTACGAAAACCCGGACATTACGCAGGAGATGCTGTCGGCGGTTGACGAGGTGCGCAAGACCGGTTCGGCGATGTCGATCGCAGCGCGCGAGTTCTCCGAGGATCCGTGCAGCTCCCTGAAGCGTGGAAACATGGTGCGTGCGGCGCGCAATCTGCTCTCCGCCGTGACGCGGCTGCTCATCCTGGCGGACATGGTGGATGTGCACTTGCTGCTCAAGTCGCTGCACGTCGTCGAGGACGATTTGGATAAGCTGCGCAACGCCAGCTCGCAGGACGAGCTGATGAACAATATGCGCCAGTTTGGTCGCAATGCCAACGAGCTGATCAAGCAGGCTGCCAAGCGCCAACAGGAACTTAAAGATCCCCAGCTGCGGGACGACCTGGCCGCGGCCCGTGCCGTGCTGAAGAAACATTCCACGATGTTGCTGACGGCGTCCAAGGTGTACGTGCGCCACCCGGAGCTCGACCTGGCCAAGGTCAACCGGGACCACATCCTGAAGCAGGTCTGCGAAGCGGTCAACACGATCAGCGATGTGGCCCAGGGCAAGGCCACCTCGCCGCAGGACATTTACGTGGGCGCCGGCGAGCTGGCCGCCGCTCTGGACGACTTTGACGAGGGCATCATCATGGATCCGCTGGCGTACAACGAGGTCCGCTCGCGACCCTCGCTCGAGGAACGGCTGGAGAGTATCATCAGTGCGGCGGCGCTGATGGCCGACGCGGACTGTACGCGGGACGAGCGCCGCGAGCGGATCGTTGCCGAGTGCAATGCCGTTCGGCAAGCGCTGCAAGATCTGCTGTCTGAGTACATGTCCAACGTGAGTAGAACTCCG ATGGGCACCAAGGAGCGCACGCCGGAGCTGGAGCGTGCCATCGGCCAGATGTACCGCAAAACCAAGGACCTGCGCCGGCAGCTGCGCAAGGCCGTCGTCGACCACGTGTCGGACTCGTTCCTCGAGACGAACATGCCCCTGCTGGATCTGATCGATGCGGCCCGTTCCGGTAACGAGAAGAAGGTCCACGAGCGGGCCGAAACGTTCACGAAGCACGCCGAAAAGCTCGTCGAGGTGGCCAATCTGGTGTGCAGCATGTCGAACAACGAGGACGGCGTCAAGATGGTCCGTTACGCCGCCGCTCAGATCGAAACGCTCTGTCCGCAGGTCATCAACGCGGCGTTGATTCTGTGCGCCCGCCCCAACTCGAAGGTCGCCCAGGAGAACATGGAAGCGTACCGGCTGGCCTGGGAGAACCAGGTGCGGATCCTGACGGAGGCCGTCGACGACATCACCACGATCGATGACTTCCTGGCCGTTTCGGAGAACCACATCCTCGAGGACGTCAACAAGTGCGTGCTGGCGCTGCAGGAAGGCGACGCGCTGGACCTGCGAAACACCGCCGGGGCCATCCAGGGCCGGTCGGCGCGCGTCTGCAACGTCGTCGAGGCCGAGATGGACAACTACGAGCCGTGCATCTACACGAAGCGCGTCCTGGAGGCAGTCAAGGTGCTGCGCGACCAGGTCATGTCCAAGTTTGCGCAGCGCGTTGACGTCGCCGTTGACGCGCTGTCCTCGAACTCGGCCaaggacgtcgacgagaacgaCTTTATCGACGCGAGCCGGCTCGTGTACGACGGAGTGCGCGAGATTCGCCGCGCCGTGCTGATGAACAGG GACGAAGAAGATCTCGATCCGGAGGACATCGAGGACGAGCAGTACACGCTGGAGACGCGCAGCAAAT CGAGTGCCCACACCGGCGATCAGACCATCGACGAATATCCGGACATTAGTGGAATCACAACGGCTAGG GAAGCGATGCGAAAGATGAACGAGGAGGACAAGCAGAAGATCATGCAGCAGGTCGAGCTGTTCCGGCGGGAGAAGCTCACGTTCGACTCGGAGGTGGCCAAGTGGGACGACACCGGCAACGACATAATCTACCTGGCCAAGCACATGTGCATGATCATGATGGAAATGACGGACTTTACGCG TGGACGCGGCCCGCTCAAGACCACCATGGACGTGATCAACGCGGCCAAGAAGATCTCCGAGGCGGGCACCAAGCTGGACAAGCTGACGCGCGAGATCGCCGACCAGTGCCCGGAGAGCTCCACCAAGAAGGATCTGCTGGCGTACCTGCAGCGTATCGCGCTCTACTGCCACCAGATCCAGATCACCTCGAAGGTCAAGGCCGACGTGCAAAACATCAGTGGTGAACTGATCGTGTCAGGggtaatt CTCGACAGTGCCACCTCGCTCATCCAGGCCGCTAAAAATTTGATGAACGCCGTGGTCTACACGGTTAAGTACTCTTACGTCGCATCCACCAAATACACCCGCCAGGGTACCGTCTCG AACTAC TCGCCGATCGTGGTGTGGAAGATGAAGGCGCCGGAGAAGAAGCCGCTGGTGCGCCCGGAGAAGCCGGAAGAGGTTCGCGCCAAGGTGAGGCGCGCCTCGCAGAAGAAAACTCAGAATCCCGTACACGCTCTCTCGGAGTTCCAGAGCCCGACCGATGCGGTCTAA
- the LOC6037333 gene encoding catenin alpha isoform X7 → MGTLDFGQVALKWDPKNLEIRTMSVEKTLEPLVLQVTTLVNTKGPSKKKKGKSKRASALVAAVEKATDIFIERGEQIAYENPDITQEMLSAVDEVRKTGSAMSIAAREFSEDPCSSLKRGNMVRAARNLLSAVTRLLILADMVDVHLLLKSLHVVEDDLDKLRNASSQDELMNNMRQFGRNANELIKQAAKRQQELKDPQLRDDLAAARAVLKKHSTMLLTASKVYVRHPELDLAKVNRDHILKQVCEAVNTISDVAQGKATSPQDIYVGAGELAAALDDFDEGIIMDPLAYNEVRSRPSLEERLESIISAAALMADADCTRDERRERIVAECNAVRQALQDLLSEYMSNVSRTPMGTKERTPELERAIGQMYRKTKDLRRQLRKAVVDHVSDSFLETNMPLLDLIDAARSGNEKKVHERAETFTKHAEKLVEVANLVCSMSNNEDGVKMVRYAAAQIETLCPQVINAALILCARPNSKVAQENMEAYRLAWENQVRILTEAVDDITTIDDFLAVSENHILEDVNKCVLALQEGDALDLRNTAGAIQGRSARVCNVVEAEMDNYEPCIYTKRVLEAVKVLRDQVMSKFAQRVDVAVDALSSNSAKDVDENDFIDASRLVYDGVREIRRAVLMNRDEEDLDPEDIEDEQYTLETRSKSSAHTGDQTIDEYPDISGITTAREAMRKMNEEDKQKIMQQVELFRREKLTFDSEVAKWDDTGNDIIYLAKHMCMIMMEMTDFTRGRGPLKTTMDVINAAKKISEAGTKLDKLTREIADQCPESSTKKDLLAYLQRIALYCHQIQITSKVKADVQNISGELIVSGLDSATSLIQAAKNLMNAVVYTVKYSYVASTKYTRQGTVSSPIVVWKMKAPEKKPLVRPEKPEEVRAKVRRASQKKTQNPVHALSEFQSPTDAV, encoded by the exons ATGGGAACCTTGGACTTTGGCCAGGTGGCCCTCAAGTGGGACCCGAAGAACCTGGAGATCCGGACGATGTCGGTGGAGAAGACGCTGGAGCCGCTGGTGCTGCAGGTCACGACCCTGGTCAACACAAAGGGTCCCAGCAAGAAGAAGAAGG GCAAATCCAAGCGCGCCAGCGCCCTCGTTGCAGCCGTCGAGAAGGCCACCGACATCTTCATCGAGCGGGGCGAGCAGATCGCGTACGAAAACCCGGACATTACGCAGGAGATGCTGTCGGCGGTTGACGAGGTGCGCAAGACCGGTTCGGCGATGTCGATCGCAGCGCGCGAGTTCTCCGAGGATCCGTGCAGCTCCCTGAAGCGTGGAAACATGGTGCGTGCGGCGCGCAATCTGCTCTCCGCCGTGACGCGGCTGCTCATCCTGGCGGACATGGTGGATGTGCACTTGCTGCTCAAGTCGCTGCACGTCGTCGAGGACGATTTGGATAAGCTGCGCAACGCCAGCTCGCAGGACGAGCTGATGAACAATATGCGCCAGTTTGGTCGCAATGCCAACGAGCTGATCAAGCAGGCTGCCAAGCGCCAACAGGAACTTAAAGATCCCCAGCTGCGGGACGACCTGGCCGCGGCCCGTGCCGTGCTGAAGAAACATTCCACGATGTTGCTGACGGCGTCCAAGGTGTACGTGCGCCACCCGGAGCTCGACCTGGCCAAGGTCAACCGGGACCACATCCTGAAGCAGGTCTGCGAAGCGGTCAACACGATCAGCGATGTGGCCCAGGGCAAGGCCACCTCGCCGCAGGACATTTACGTGGGCGCCGGCGAGCTGGCCGCCGCTCTGGACGACTTTGACGAGGGCATCATCATGGATCCGCTGGCGTACAACGAGGTCCGCTCGCGACCCTCGCTCGAGGAACGGCTGGAGAGTATCATCAGTGCGGCGGCGCTGATGGCCGACGCGGACTGTACGCGGGACGAGCGCCGCGAGCGGATCGTTGCCGAGTGCAATGCCGTTCGGCAAGCGCTGCAAGATCTGCTGTCTGAGTACATGTCCAACGTGAGTAGAACTCCG ATGGGCACCAAGGAGCGCACGCCGGAGCTGGAGCGTGCCATCGGCCAGATGTACCGCAAAACCAAGGACCTGCGCCGGCAGCTGCGCAAGGCCGTCGTCGACCACGTGTCGGACTCGTTCCTCGAGACGAACATGCCCCTGCTGGATCTGATCGATGCGGCCCGTTCCGGTAACGAGAAGAAGGTCCACGAGCGGGCCGAAACGTTCACGAAGCACGCCGAAAAGCTCGTCGAGGTGGCCAATCTGGTGTGCAGCATGTCGAACAACGAGGACGGCGTCAAGATGGTCCGTTACGCCGCCGCTCAGATCGAAACGCTCTGTCCGCAGGTCATCAACGCGGCGTTGATTCTGTGCGCCCGCCCCAACTCGAAGGTCGCCCAGGAGAACATGGAAGCGTACCGGCTGGCCTGGGAGAACCAGGTGCGGATCCTGACGGAGGCCGTCGACGACATCACCACGATCGATGACTTCCTGGCCGTTTCGGAGAACCACATCCTCGAGGACGTCAACAAGTGCGTGCTGGCGCTGCAGGAAGGCGACGCGCTGGACCTGCGAAACACCGCCGGGGCCATCCAGGGCCGGTCGGCGCGCGTCTGCAACGTCGTCGAGGCCGAGATGGACAACTACGAGCCGTGCATCTACACGAAGCGCGTCCTGGAGGCAGTCAAGGTGCTGCGCGACCAGGTCATGTCCAAGTTTGCGCAGCGCGTTGACGTCGCCGTTGACGCGCTGTCCTCGAACTCGGCCaaggacgtcgacgagaacgaCTTTATCGACGCGAGCCGGCTCGTGTACGACGGAGTGCGCGAGATTCGCCGCGCCGTGCTGATGAACAGG GACGAAGAAGATCTCGATCCGGAGGACATCGAGGACGAGCAGTACACGCTGGAGACGCGCAGCAAAT CGAGTGCCCACACCGGCGATCAGACCATCGACGAATATCCGGACATTAGTGGAATCACAACGGCTAGG GAAGCGATGCGAAAGATGAACGAGGAGGACAAGCAGAAGATCATGCAGCAGGTCGAGCTGTTCCGGCGGGAGAAGCTCACGTTCGACTCGGAGGTGGCCAAGTGGGACGACACCGGCAACGACATAATCTACCTGGCCAAGCACATGTGCATGATCATGATGGAAATGACGGACTTTACGCG TGGACGCGGCCCGCTCAAGACCACCATGGACGTGATCAACGCGGCCAAGAAGATCTCCGAGGCGGGCACCAAGCTGGACAAGCTGACGCGCGAGATCGCCGACCAGTGCCCGGAGAGCTCCACCAAGAAGGATCTGCTGGCGTACCTGCAGCGTATCGCGCTCTACTGCCACCAGATCCAGATCACCTCGAAGGTCAAGGCCGACGTGCAAAACATCAGTGGTGAACTGATCGTGTCAGGg CTCGACAGTGCCACCTCGCTCATCCAGGCCGCTAAAAATTTGATGAACGCCGTGGTCTACACGGTTAAGTACTCTTACGTCGCATCCACCAAATACACCCGCCAGGGTACCGTCTCG TCGCCGATCGTGGTGTGGAAGATGAAGGCGCCGGAGAAGAAGCCGCTGGTGCGCCCGGAGAAGCCGGAAGAGGTTCGCGCCAAGGTGAGGCGCGCCTCGCAGAAGAAAACTCAGAATCCCGTACACGCTCTCTCGGAGTTCCAGAGCCCGACCGATGCGGTCTAA
- the LOC6037333 gene encoding catenin alpha isoform X8, with product MGTLDFGQVALKWDPKNLEIRTMSVEKTLEPLVLQVTTLVNTKGPSKKKKGKSKRASALVAAVEKATDIFIERGEQIAYENPDITQEMLSAVDEVRKTGSAMSIAAREFSEDPCSSLKRGNMVRAARNLLSAVTRLLILADMVDVHLLLKSLHVVEDDLDKLRNASSQDELMNNMRQFGRNANELIKQAAKRQQELKDPQLRDDLAAARAVLKKHSTMLLTASKVYVRHPELDLAKVNRDHILKQVCEAVNTISDVAQGKATSPQDIYVGAGELAAALDDFDEGIIMDPLAYNEVRSRPSLEERLESIISAAALMADADCTRDERRERIVAECNAVRQALQDLLSEYMSNMGTKERTPELERAIGQMYRKTKDLRRQLRKAVVDHVSDSFLETNMPLLDLIDAARSGNEKKVHERAETFTKHAEKLVEVANLVCSMSNNEDGVKMVRYAAAQIETLCPQVINAALILCARPNSKVAQENMEAYRLAWENQVRILTEAVDDITTIDDFLAVSENHILEDVNKCVLALQEGDALDLRNTAGAIQGRSARVCNVVEAEMDNYEPCIYTKRVLEAVKVLRDQVMSKFAQRVDVAVDALSSNSAKDVDENDFIDASRLVYDGVREIRRAVLMNRSSDELDTDTEFEPVEDMTVETRSRSSAHTGDQTIDEYPDISGITTAREAMRKMNEEDKQKIMQQVELFRREKLTFDSEVAKWDDTGNDIIYLAKHMCMIMMEMTDFTRGRGPLKTTMDVINAAKKISEAGTKLDKLTREIADQCPESSTKKDLLAYLQRIALYCHQIQITSKVKADVQNISGELIVSGLDSATSLIQAAKNLMNAVVYTVKYSYVASTKYTRQGTVSSPIVVWKMKAPEKKPLVRPEKPEEVRAKVRRASQKKTQNPVHALSEFQSPTDAV from the exons ATGGGAACCTTGGACTTTGGCCAGGTGGCCCTCAAGTGGGACCCGAAGAACCTGGAGATCCGGACGATGTCGGTGGAGAAGACGCTGGAGCCGCTGGTGCTGCAGGTCACGACCCTGGTCAACACAAAGGGTCCCAGCAAGAAGAAGAAGG GCAAATCCAAGCGCGCCAGCGCCCTCGTTGCAGCCGTCGAGAAGGCCACCGACATCTTCATCGAGCGGGGCGAGCAGATCGCGTACGAAAACCCGGACATTACGCAGGAGATGCTGTCGGCGGTTGACGAGGTGCGCAAGACCGGTTCGGCGATGTCGATCGCAGCGCGCGAGTTCTCCGAGGATCCGTGCAGCTCCCTGAAGCGTGGAAACATGGTGCGTGCGGCGCGCAATCTGCTCTCCGCCGTGACGCGGCTGCTCATCCTGGCGGACATGGTGGATGTGCACTTGCTGCTCAAGTCGCTGCACGTCGTCGAGGACGATTTGGATAAGCTGCGCAACGCCAGCTCGCAGGACGAGCTGATGAACAATATGCGCCAGTTTGGTCGCAATGCCAACGAGCTGATCAAGCAGGCTGCCAAGCGCCAACAGGAACTTAAAGATCCCCAGCTGCGGGACGACCTGGCCGCGGCCCGTGCCGTGCTGAAGAAACATTCCACGATGTTGCTGACGGCGTCCAAGGTGTACGTGCGCCACCCGGAGCTCGACCTGGCCAAGGTCAACCGGGACCACATCCTGAAGCAGGTCTGCGAAGCGGTCAACACGATCAGCGATGTGGCCCAGGGCAAGGCCACCTCGCCGCAGGACATTTACGTGGGCGCCGGCGAGCTGGCCGCCGCTCTGGACGACTTTGACGAGGGCATCATCATGGATCCGCTGGCGTACAACGAGGTCCGCTCGCGACCCTCGCTCGAGGAACGGCTGGAGAGTATCATCAGTGCGGCGGCGCTGATGGCCGACGCGGACTGTACGCGGGACGAGCGCCGCGAGCGGATCGTTGCCGAGTGCAATGCCGTTCGGCAAGCGCTGCAAGATCTGCTGTCTGAGTACATGTCCAAC ATGGGCACCAAGGAGCGCACGCCGGAGCTGGAGCGTGCCATCGGCCAGATGTACCGCAAAACCAAGGACCTGCGCCGGCAGCTGCGCAAGGCCGTCGTCGACCACGTGTCGGACTCGTTCCTCGAGACGAACATGCCCCTGCTGGATCTGATCGATGCGGCCCGTTCCGGTAACGAGAAGAAGGTCCACGAGCGGGCCGAAACGTTCACGAAGCACGCCGAAAAGCTCGTCGAGGTGGCCAATCTGGTGTGCAGCATGTCGAACAACGAGGACGGCGTCAAGATGGTCCGTTACGCCGCCGCTCAGATCGAAACGCTCTGTCCGCAGGTCATCAACGCGGCGTTGATTCTGTGCGCCCGCCCCAACTCGAAGGTCGCCCAGGAGAACATGGAAGCGTACCGGCTGGCCTGGGAGAACCAGGTGCGGATCCTGACGGAGGCCGTCGACGACATCACCACGATCGATGACTTCCTGGCCGTTTCGGAGAACCACATCCTCGAGGACGTCAACAAGTGCGTGCTGGCGCTGCAGGAAGGCGACGCGCTGGACCTGCGAAACACCGCCGGGGCCATCCAGGGCCGGTCGGCGCGCGTCTGCAACGTCGTCGAGGCCGAGATGGACAACTACGAGCCGTGCATCTACACGAAGCGCGTCCTGGAGGCAGTCAAGGTGCTGCGCGACCAGGTCATGTCCAAGTTTGCGCAGCGCGTTGACGTCGCCGTTGACGCGCTGTCCTCGAACTCGGCCaaggacgtcgacgagaacgaCTTTATCGACGCGAGCCGGCTCGTGTACGACGGAGTGCGCGAGATTCGCCGCGCCGTGCTGATGAACAGG AGCTCGGACGAGCTGGACACGGATACAGAGTTTGAACCCGTTGAAGATATGACCGTAGAAACGAGAAGTAGAT CGAGTGCCCACACCGGCGATCAGACCATCGACGAATATCCGGACATTAGTGGAATCACAACGGCTAGG GAAGCGATGCGAAAGATGAACGAGGAGGACAAGCAGAAGATCATGCAGCAGGTCGAGCTGTTCCGGCGGGAGAAGCTCACGTTCGACTCGGAGGTGGCCAAGTGGGACGACACCGGCAACGACATAATCTACCTGGCCAAGCACATGTGCATGATCATGATGGAAATGACGGACTTTACGCG TGGACGCGGCCCGCTCAAGACCACCATGGACGTGATCAACGCGGCCAAGAAGATCTCCGAGGCGGGCACCAAGCTGGACAAGCTGACGCGCGAGATCGCCGACCAGTGCCCGGAGAGCTCCACCAAGAAGGATCTGCTGGCGTACCTGCAGCGTATCGCGCTCTACTGCCACCAGATCCAGATCACCTCGAAGGTCAAGGCCGACGTGCAAAACATCAGTGGTGAACTGATCGTGTCAGGg CTCGACAGTGCCACCTCGCTCATCCAGGCCGCTAAAAATTTGATGAACGCCGTGGTCTACACGGTTAAGTACTCTTACGTCGCATCCACCAAATACACCCGCCAGGGTACCGTCTCG TCGCCGATCGTGGTGTGGAAGATGAAGGCGCCGGAGAAGAAGCCGCTGGTGCGCCCGGAGAAGCCGGAAGAGGTTCGCGCCAAGGTGAGGCGCGCCTCGCAGAAGAAAACTCAGAATCCCGTACACGCTCTCTCGGAGTTCCAGAGCCCGACCGATGCGGTCTAA